CGGAAGGCCTATCTGAGGCTTATGAAAACGTTATGAGTGTGTACAGTCAAGGTGATCATTCCGTTACAAAGGAAATTGCCGTTGATTTCCTAAGTATCGCCAAGGAGCAGAATGATACTTACTACATGACAAAAACGTACTATCTCTTAGGTTATCTATGCACTCATACCGATGATTTCGGTAATGCCATCATCTATTACCTCGAAGGTGCCAGACATGCCGAAATCAGTGAAAGGGATGATCTCAAGCCTAGTCTAATAGCTATATATAAGAACCTTGCATTAATATTAGGGGACTACGGCCATTATTCGTTATCTCATAAATTTATTAACGAGGGCCTCCGAGTCGCTTCGGAATTGAAGGATGAACAACAAATCATCATTTTGCTGAACAATAGGATTCATGAACTTTTATCTGAAAAACGATTAAATGAAGGCTTAAAGCAAATTGACTCTTTACTAGCCAATTTTCATGTCTCCGAAAAAAGATTTCTTGTAATGAAAAATAAGCTCGGGGCTGCGTATGGAGAATTGGGAAATCACAAGGCTGCGTTGGAAAATTATAAATACGTAATAGATAGAGGCCCAGAAGTATCACCCGAGACTTATGCTCTGTGTATGGAAAACACCGGCGGAATATACCTTGAACAAAAAGAGTACTCCAAAGCACTTGAGTATTTGTTGGCGACTTACGATTTTGATTCTGATAAACAATACAATCAAAAAGCACTGCGAACGCTAGGAAAAATAGGTCAAACCTATTTTGAGCTGAGTGATTACGGTCAAGCCCTGAACTATTATCAAAAAGCAATCGAGCTCATAGAACAAGGTAATCAAACCCCTACCTCCTATGAGATCTTCAGAGAGGTTAGTAAAGTGTACAGCATCCTGGGTGAGTACGAAACTGCTTTGGAGTATGGTCGACAATACAGTGAACATTTGGAACAATTCATCGCTCAGCAAAAGGAAATTGAGGAACTGGACAAAAAGTATAACATACAACTCCTCACCGACAGATACTTTGATTTACTGGCCGCAAACACAGAGAAAAGGGAAACCGAACGGATG
This Marinoscillum sp. 108 DNA region includes the following protein-coding sequences:
- a CDS encoding tetratricopeptide repeat protein gives rise to the protein MFVFSAFTAFSEGLSEAYENVMSVYSQGDHSVTKEIAVDFLSIAKEQNDTYYMTKTYYLLGYLCTHTDDFGNAIIYYLEGARHAEISERDDLKPSLIAIYKNLALILGDYGHYSLSHKFINEGLRVASELKDEQQIIILLNNRIHELLSEKRLNEGLKQIDSLLANFHVSEKRFLVMKNKLGAAYGELGNHKAALENYKYVIDRGPEVSPETYALCMENTGGIYLEQKEYSKALEYLLATYDFDSDKQYNQKALRTLGKIGQTYFELSDYGQALNYYQKAIELIEQGNQTPTSYEIFREVSKVYSILGEYETALEYGRQYSEHLEQFIAQQKEIEELDKKYNIQLLTDRYFDLLAANTEKRETERMAKFGIAGSSVFFLGLLLIVLYRNHRVKREIENQLKSIELLSEV